DNA from Hippoglossus hippoglossus isolate fHipHip1 chromosome 1, fHipHip1.pri, whole genome shotgun sequence:
ACGTCTATTGTTTGTGCTGACTTAGGCATGTAACATGagctcactctgtgtgtgtgagtgtgtgtgtgtgtgagtgtgtgtgtgtgtattgaccAACAGTGACTTAAACATTAAGGCTGCCTCCTCAGCAGTCTGCCCTGGAAGCTGCATTTAAGGCCTTTCCACTGGTGCTTACATTTAGTACATAAATAAGAATGAACTCACTATCACCAATATGTTAATACACTATTCATACCATCTCTTTACACACATTAAGTAGGTTGCACCTCACGCAGCAACAAAACCTCATCATGCACCAAAGTGCGGAAGTGATAAAAGAACCTGCGTCACAGAGCGTCGCTTATCCAAGAAACCTGATTTCCGAACATCAAAAGTGCTTCCTGCAGTTTGAGGCATTTCCCATCAGCGCTCAGTCGTTCTGTCTCCTCCACACACCGACACATCCTTTTTCACTGTTGGGCCGTCTCCAACTCCAGGCTCCACAGTGTGGAAATTAGCCAATGAGATCGTATCTTGCCACATTTCTCTCATGGTCAGCACATATAAGGGGAGGATTTGATATTTTCCCAGTAGCTTCCCTATCTGGTGCTGCTGCCGGTCCTtttgccaacacacacacttacatgttGACATTGTattggatgtaaaaaaaaaaaaggaaggtaAACAGAACTTTTCCAGGCCAGTGAATGGGGCTCTTTTGCTGCACTAATTCATTTAGTTCCCGTGTTTTTCTGTACATATGCTCAGGTGTGCTcgtatgtgctgtgtgtgtgtgagcgtgcgcGTGTGTTGTACGGGGTCGGTGTGACAGTGACTCATAAAAtattcacctgttcacctcctaCATTATGCAGTAATGTTCCTGCTCACAGAAACCATTGGGTGCAAACAAGCAGAGTTTGTCACTCCTGACCGCTGTCGACTTCCTCTCCTTTCAAATCTACTTTCGACTTCCACTTACGGCAGACGATGTGCAATTTAATCTCAAGAACTAATTATACACCTcacagatgtttaaaaatggACGACAACAATGTGCCTTGACGTTGATTGCACAAAATCTTCTGAATATTCATTCTTTTCCTGATTATAAACACATCTGCAGCAATGGATATGAACCATAAAACATAGAAATATACCAAGAACACACGTGACGACACAGCCAAGCAAACATTGGTCAATATAGCCTTTATTTCAGCAAATCAtacatacactgtaaaaaatgcATCTGTATCATAACCTTGGAACTCTATCAGAGCTGTGACGACAGTGTGTGATTGGTTGAGAGTGGCTACAGTGTCTGAGGTCATTAGGATGATTTGCATGTCATCACACTCATGTAACAGCAACACTTTAGGACTGCAGGTTTCTCCAGTCCGTAAAGCGAATTGAAATTCCAAGTTAAAAGGAACGAGGGGAGCAAAAGATgcatcaataacaataataatggtactaataataatagtgagGATGCTAAAGGACAATTAAATGGCACTTTTCAGCTCTTAACATGGAATTTCAACAGGAATTTCGATTCAAAATGAAGCGACACAGCAGTTTAAGGAATTGAAAATATAGATACAGCAGGTCCCAGGTCTGCATAACCAGTCACTTTATCAAGAATACACAAATCCGGGATCGGTTCCTGTTTTCAACCCCAGCAGATATACACTACACGCAGTTAGAGCAGATCAGGTACAAatcaagcttcttttttttttggaaacagagtaaaagcaaaaacactgttaggatgaatattttattttcatataaagCTGTCTTAACCAAAGCGTCCTCTAGCCGGTGTactaatatataaaacatgttgaaatccAGCAGAATCTAAGTGTTGCCTTAACTGCTAGTTATCTCTGTGCTTCTTTACATTCTAGCTAAGAACCCAAACGATCTGAAATATGGCCTGTATGTGACACCGTAATAAGAGAGAGACCCAAAACACGAGCCGTACCAAAAGTATCGGAGCTCAACAGTAAAGCCAATCCTATATGTAAGTGTAATGACGGAGCTTAAGTCGGTCCGGTAAGCATGCTTCTCCCAACTCTTACTGCCATCTGTCCTCCCCAGTACAAGGCACACCTCACCCTTTATCCCCCTGCCAGGCGCCATCAACAGGTCCGCACGGCTGTGTGGTGTTTTAAATTTATTTCTGTGCAAAGAGATTTGTTCTGTCACCGCGTGCTCAAATCAAATGAAGTCTctgaaaatgagaaagaaaaacaaaccactgTGTCTTCTTCCGACAACGCTTACTTTGGGGCGCCTCCTTTCACTGACGCATTAAAAGTCAGTCGACATTTTCATCACACAGATGTCTGGCTTAAGCAGTTTAGGACGATATAAGTGTAGCTTTATCTGCGCGCCAGCTCGGGGGGAATTTTTTCCGACCTCGAGCGTCGTTCGGAGTTTAGCCTCCGGTTTCTAACGACGTCGCGCAGTATGAGGCGTACTACGACAAATCTGTTTCATCTTCTGTTTTCATCCGACGGTGGATTAGAAAAATAGATAATAAtgacattccccccccccccccaacaccaccGACCAAGCAGTAATTTGTCTGTCCTCGTTGCTGAGATGATTTGACTTGATTTGTGCCTCGGTGAAAACAGCTCGCATGTCGGTTCTGATCGTTATCCAActcacactgtgtttttttttttcttgccttaTTTCCCCTAATGAAGCATGTCTAACtcttatcttgttttttgttttttcacacagtTACAGTCACAGTTACAAATCAAGATCAAAAGAAACCTAGAGTGCAATATTCTCTTATCTACATCATCAACATCCCACCTATACACAGGAACATTTGATAAGGAGAAAacggggggaggaagaggatgaagaggatgaagaagggGGGAAATCTCTTTAACATTGCGCCTCGGGTGTCAACACACTCAGGCGTCGGAGTGCTGCACAAAGACGGGACACACTAGAGTACATGGATCGTCCAATGACGGGACAAGTCTTTGCACAAGTGACCAAATCCAAAGCGCTGGAGTGGTTGTCGAAATAGTCCTCGTCTTTTTCTCTGGTTGGCTGGCACACAAGTGAACAAGTGCCATTAGCCAATCAAATTTATACTTAAgacaagagggaaaaaaatcattaacgTTTGCCATaagtattgttttttctttttttaacgtATGAACAAACGATACACAGAGAGTAGTCCATAGGCTGTTAGTACGATTAAGTATCTGCCTGGGGGAGTCACCTAGAAACGTGCagtttgacaaacaaacaaacaaacaaacaaacaaacaaacaaacaaacaaaaagaaacagttttctcttcttttttttgttttctgttttgtttttttaaaattacgACAGATATTCTTCGTCGTCATCGTCCTCGTCTTCATCGTCCTCATCGTCCATCCCAGCCTGGTCGTTGAGGACAAACGAATCCTCATCGTCGTCTGTGAAGAGCGAGTCTCCACTGCCGGGGTCTCCAGAGGACTCCAGAATCACGCCTGGAGACAGATTCACACAAAAACTTACAACTGAAGGACAACTTTTATTGTACAAGTACTTTGTGGAAATGAACAGAtttcatacaaaacaaaaaagaacattttgtaTCTATAAATTATTTCCTACGTGACGTTTTAACTCCAAAACTCGCTGCATCTCTTTtactcacaaacacataaatccCGCTCTGTCTATCCTCCTCAGTGTTTTGCCTACCGCAGTCTGCAGGGCCGTGGGTGCGTGAACCCGCCGCCTCGTTGCCATAGTGATCCACACACCAGCACTGtccgctgctgctgtgacactggTGGGACCTGTAGTAACCATCCTCATCACAGGATGGCAGATACTGACCTACACATGCAAAGCAAACCACACAGATGCAAAGATTCAAGATGAAGCCAGGTAAcactcatttgtgtgtgtgtgtgtgcgtgcacgtgtgcgtGCGTCTCACCGAGAAGCTTCTTCCCCGCTTGCTTTTTGTTGATGCTGGACAGCTCTGCTTTACAAGGAGAATCTGAAAAGAAGAGACAGGACACTCTGCAGAAGTCTGCTGTTCTGTGGACACCgccgacctttgaccttgtgTACTTTGTGCTGTCtacatggtgttttttttatcctgctGTCTCTGCTGTCCTAACTGCAGCGTCAGTGACTCATCGGTAAATACTGCTTCTGTATGaccaaaaactaaaatcctgCATCCTTGGTCCCAAACAATAGCATTTTAATGCAGTGTATTATATTGAATTATATAACATCGCATTTTACAGATTTCTGTAAGTGTATTCTGTACACTTCAAAGAAGAATATGacattctgattggctgagaaaTGTCTCCTCACTTCTATCGTTGTGTCCCAATTCGGAGGAAGTGGTCTACATGACCCACAAAGGAGGAATCGAAATTAGACAGACTGGTCTACACAGGATTTCCGTGATCTGCGTCACCAGATTGTCCCGCCCTTACCTCTGTctcctagcaacagagctgcagttgaaCATGACGAGAAAGTTTCAATGCCCCTTGAAATGAGACTGAGTCTAGTTACAGCGTCACAGTTGAAGTTCAAATGCGGCTTCTGAAGAATTGGGACACAGTTTATGTTGGGAGGAGTTCTGGTGTATGCAGCTCTGACCTTGATACCACTGGGCTCAGAGTAAATGCTGAGATCAGGGAAAACAGTGACATTAGTAAATTGAAGACTGACTTAAGCCAAATTATCCAAAGCACTTTACGTGGATACAAAAGTGAAAGTGTTGATCCTAATTCTCCATTGTCTGTGAAAACGGCAAATGGCCATAATAGGTCAGTCTATAAACTGTGATTTTTAGATGTTTATAATGGACCAGTAAATAGTGGGCtataatttatttctgttgttattGTCAACTAACCAACAATTTCCCTTTCCTTGTCCTTCATCACAATATACAGTCATGAcatctgtgtttacatggaTTGTACATGTCCTGGCACAAATGCATTccaagtgttttctttttgcattgttagtgtttttctatttgcatgtgagtgtgtgtgcacattccGTACCTGTGTACCTCTGGAAGCACGTGCACCACTCGGAGCTGGTTATGACTTTGTCCGCATGTGTATCGCAGGATTTGAAGAACGCGTCGGAGCACGGCTCGTTCCGGTCCAGGTACAGGCTCTTGATCTCTGGTTGGTCGAGCTGGAGGTTGAAGTTTGTGTCCAAGCGGGAGAACATCCAGCCCAGAGGGTCCTTGCAAATAGGTGACGCCCCGACctcaaactctgcagaaagaaaagaggacaaATGTACGTCATGTGGCCGTGTTGATGCGTGAAGGTATTTTGACTCTGCTAGTGTCGTGTGACTCACTGTTCTTCTCCGGCTTCTGGATCTTGACTCTCTTGTGGTTGCCGTTATCGTGCAGAACTCTGAACCAGTCCCTCAGACGACTCACCACCTCCTTTAGGTCCGACTCACTGCACACTGCGGAGTAACAGCACCAGTCATTAATGATTCTTCACAGAGATGAGAACTCAGACCCTGATCAGACCTGCTGTTTACATCTGTGTTGAGAGATCCCCTCACAAGTGGACAGCGATGAGTTggcctgttcacacctggtattaaaatgcatcctgaatgtgtctcctgtgaccacaggtgatcagatctcacttccctgatgtatgtgcaaatacacaaatacatcatTGTTGATATTGAGATAGtgaccacaaacaaatcacTTACGGACACAGAGAACATTATAATTAAGTTTCATTGTGAAGCTGCAGCGGGTCAGTGGACGTCAGCTCAGTAGGCGGTCCTTCGATTGTGGCCCAGGACGCATTTGCATTCACAgcaaaaagaatgtggccacatacACCTCGGAAGTGGttcttgtgatcagatctcaggagGCAGTGAGGACACATTGGGGTGCGTTCAGAACTGAACTCAACGCTGACCACTTGAGATCCGATTGCCAAGGATGGATGTTTAACGGCCCTGAAACCCTGTAGGGATTTTCAGTATCATGCTAAAAGACACTTCAGTAGAGCAGAAGAGCTTGGGGCGGCTTGTGGGGAAGGGACACCACTGATGTAAGAATTGTGTCTTGTGTCATGTGTGCAGAAACATGTGTCATGTGTGCAGAAACGCGTACCTTTCTTCTCCGCAGAGCTCAGTTCAGGCTGAGAGGGGCAGGGACACAAGCCGGAGCACTTGACAGCGATCTTCTTCCCTGTGATGCACGCCTGATATTCTAACTTACACTGAGAGATGGAAgcagaagtgaaaataaatgataaaggATGTGTGTCTCAGCAGGAGGAAATTAAATCGTGTCTCAGGTGAACTCAGATGTTTCTAATGTGGGTGAGCGATGACGTGATtgagtgtgcgtctgtgtgcggGCACCTTGGTGGAGTAGGTGTGGCCGTCGGTTCCACAGACGGGTGAAGGATGAACCACGGGGCAGGGTGTGCACTTTGACCCCGGACTCTGGTACAAATTGGCATCTTTAAAACTAGAGcggagagataaaaaaaataacctgatttacacacacacacacacacacacacacacacgcactaagCATCACATGAAATGTCATTTGAATCCTTCATCATAATGGAACGCTTCTTCCTCCAACTTCATTGAAAGCTCGTGTTTTGAGTTTGCGTTTCGTCTTTGTGTTCTTACATCAGTTTCAGAAATGAGACACGGATTTGGGATTTACATGTGATTACTTTGTGGTGTGTTTGCAGTGCGTAATCATAATTGTGTCGTTGCTAAGAATAGGGAAATGAGGTCACTGTGGCGTTGCTGTCCTCTGTCCAGTCTGAAGTATCCCAGACAGAagcacacacgcatacaaaGCCCATTCATATCACCTGGCAGGACTTTGTGTCCGTTGCAAGTTGTTGTCAGTGCCAGGGTAATTGGACTAAACAGTAATGTCACACAGCAGTCACAAGAGAGCTGGGCGACCAGTGGACCAGCTGGAAACATcgaggaaaaaaacaagcagaataaaagggaggaaaaagaaacgAGTAGATTTGATTTCTCCTAATCCGATGTCATTCGTCTTTCATTTGAGGATTTGTCACAGAAGCATCTGAATGCAAATGTGACGCACAGCTTTGAAGCATCGGGCTGATCAAAAGAGCaagtgtctgagtgtgtgtgtgtgtgtgtgtgtgtgtgtgtgtgtgtgtgtgtgtgtgtgtgtgtgtgtgtgtgtgtgtgtgtgtgtgtgtgtgtgtgtgtgtgtctgagtgaacGATCATGTTCTTACCTAACTCTCCTCTGGCTGACACAAGTGGCCGTCTTGTAAtcctctgcaacacacaccTTGTGGCGACTGCATTTGATTTTCAGACAGGGGTCCTTGGCTGGATCAAGGCCTAAAGAACATAGAGCATCCATATTGTAAGAGGCCTCATTTAAGCGTATGCATgtgcactgtgcatgtgtgcacagcCATTCTCTTTCAGCTTCCTAGAAAGATTAAGCCCACGAGCAttaacacagagaaaatgtcccCCGGTTacgttttctgttttttgttctttgaaATTCAAGATCAATGATTCCTAGTTAGACCATGTATTTCCTTCCATCTGTACAGATCTAAGCTTTGTGGGTAGGTGTTAAgaggtttatgtgtgtgtgtgtgtgtgtgtgtgtgtgtgtgtgtgtgtgtgtgtgtgtgtgtgtgtgtgtgtgtgtgtgtgtgtgtgtgtgcgacttCCAGCCACAGTTGCTTAGAGTATACAATGTCTCTCTCACGCTAAACTCAAAGCCATAATACCGCTAAGTATCCTTACAGCTAAAAACAGATGGATCTGGTTATAGAGGCGTCTTATGACCTCACATCAGCCTGCGCTAAGTGTCGATCTCATTTGTGCTCCTGCTGAGAACCCTCCAACTGATCTGGCATCAGACCCCGCAGCCGCGAGCCGTACATGGCTTTTGAGTTAAGAGCTGATTTTAGATCTGTATCTGAGGTGGAGGGTGTGATCTTTGTTGTCCGAGACGAGCCGGCCGTTTCTGACCCCACATCAGCGTTTGGAGCGGGCACCTAGCAGCCAGATCTGAGACCCTCAGCTGATCCCAGAGCGGTTTGTGAATGACCTCTGCTCTAAAGAACCTTACTGTAATCCCTGAGCAGCTTTGCTAGATTATCCTGCCTCCATCCTCCAACATCTAATGCCATTGTTTCCctgacatgtctgtgtgtgtgtgtgtgtgtgtgtttgtgtgggtgggtTGGGAgccgtgtgagtgtgtttgaggaTACCGTGATAAGTGAGAGTGAATATGTTCATGTCCTGgtgtgcctgagtgtgtgtgtgcctgggtgtgtgtgtgtatgtgtgtgtatgagcttATCACTGTCAGCAATACAATGGTACATGAAGTtgattgaaaaatataaaaccatcctgtttttttttagctgcaTAGATCGACGGGTTAGCGTCgcaaacagaataaaagaactTGTCATTCCTACAAAATAtaacacactaatacacacatacacataagtGTGGCTCATCTGTTCCTCCTTAatttaatgtgcttttattCTCCAAAAGTCATTTTGGCCATATCGCCATGACGGTTTATCACGGTGTTTTCTTAAGAAACATAAGTTATTATCAACCTTTATATACAATTTTTTAGATATGGCATGAAGCTAAACAAACGTGTAATCATGTGTAATCATTGCATTTGATCTTATATGATTTAGTTTGCTTTCATATTTGTGACTTTGTGTCGTTTCTGAGTTTTGCATTGTATTGTCTGTTGCCATCTATTTTAATCATGTAAGAACTGGCTTGGGACAACCGATAAAAATCTGCCTATACAGCTAACTCTGGcccatttacagtattttgtctataatataacaaataagtaaataaatgcagattcAACATTTTAGCAAGACATTTCCTGAGGgcaaaatataaaatttaaCGATTTGTTCAgctttcaaatcaaatcaaatcaaatatactttattgtccccatggggaaatttgtcttgggccaaagtgctacagcagctgcagaacagcacATTGTGTAACATACAAGGACATATCGTGTAAGACCCAGAATACtgatgcagaataaaagtgagatgaatattgcacctgccctaaaaaTACTTAAGaagataaaaaactaaacagctttagtgtgtgtgtgtgtgtgtgtgtgtgtgtgtgtgtgtgtgtgtgtgtgtgtgtgtgtgtgtgtgtgtgtgtgtgtgtgtgtgtgtgtgtgtgtctctccagcCCACCTTGATCGAAGGACTTGGTTGGAGACCACGTTCCAGGCTCCTGAAACAGGGTTAACCGACAcatgaaatcatgaaaaacacCCTTCACATgacatttacaataaataatacatgaCAGGTAGAAAACTAAGAAGCAGTCACACAAACCTCCACTTCCTTTAGGAGAAAGCattgcagagacagagaaaatcattttcattagattttatattttttcatggGTGGGAACTGCatgaaggaaataaacacaTGGAATTCTAGACACAACACACTATGAATTACAAACACATGAAGCGTGAATATATTTAGTCAAGATAATGGTGATGTGTTGAGTTCTCTCCCGTCATGTGCAA
Protein-coding regions in this window:
- the spock3 gene encoding testican-3 isoform X1, whose protein sequence is MLSIALLCVCAFGHVCARSDSGNFLDDKWLAGRWDKFRDEVEEPGTWSPTKSFDQGLDPAKDPCLKIKCSRHKVCVAEDYKTATCVSQRRVSFKDANLYQSPGSKCTPCPVVHPSPVCGTDGHTYSTKCKLEYQACITGKKIAVKCSGLCPCPSQPELSSAEKKVCSESDLKEVVSRLRDWFRVLHDNGNHKRVKIQKPEKNKFEVGASPICKDPLGWMFSRLDTNFNLQLDQPEIKSLYLDRNEPCSDAFFKSCDTHADKVITSSEWCTCFQRYTDSPCKAELSSINKKQAGKKLLGQYLPSCDEDGYYRSHQCHSSSGQCWCVDHYGNEAAGSRTHGPADCGVILESSGDPGSGDSLFTDDDEDSFVLNDQAGMDDEDDEDEDDDDEEYLS
- the spock3 gene encoding testican-3 isoform X3: MLSIALLCVCAFGHVCARSDSGNFLDDKWLAGRWDKFRDEVEEPGTWSPTKSFDQGLDPAKDPCLKIKCSRHKVCVAEDYKTATCVSQRRVSLYQSPGSKCTPCPVVHPSPVCGTDGHTYSTKCKLEYQACITGKKIAVKCSGLCPCPSQPELSSAEKKVCSESDLKEVVSRLRDWFRVLHDNGNHKRVKIQKPEKNKFEVGASPICKDPLGWMFSRLDTNFNLQLDQPEIKSLYLDRNEPCSDAFFKSCDTHADKVITSSEWCTCFQRYTDSPCKAELSSINKKQAGKKLLGQYLPSCDEDGYYRSHQCHSSSGQCWCVDHYGNEAAGSRTHGPADCGVILESSGDPGSGDSLFTDDDEDSFVLNDQAGMDDEDDEDEDDDDEEYLS
- the spock3 gene encoding testican-3 isoform X2; the protein is MLSIALLCVCAFGHVCARSDSGNFLDDKWLAGRWDKFRDEPGTWSPTKSFDQGLDPAKDPCLKIKCSRHKVCVAEDYKTATCVSQRRVSFKDANLYQSPGSKCTPCPVVHPSPVCGTDGHTYSTKCKLEYQACITGKKIAVKCSGLCPCPSQPELSSAEKKVCSESDLKEVVSRLRDWFRVLHDNGNHKRVKIQKPEKNKFEVGASPICKDPLGWMFSRLDTNFNLQLDQPEIKSLYLDRNEPCSDAFFKSCDTHADKVITSSEWCTCFQRYTDSPCKAELSSINKKQAGKKLLGQYLPSCDEDGYYRSHQCHSSSGQCWCVDHYGNEAAGSRTHGPADCGVILESSGDPGSGDSLFTDDDEDSFVLNDQAGMDDEDDEDEDDDDEEYLS